A genomic segment from Nitrospira sp. encodes:
- a CDS encoding outer membrane efflux protein, producing the protein MSLRQTARRRIAERLLPALTITLVLTPVHLVSATETEQATTLTVQELHLSLRTAMEAAAQQNPSVLLSKERIEAAKGDVTTQLGALLPNLSANVRQSQQTQFLGTFGLAPVRTEPFSIFDARVSASQNLFSLSLIQRWRVSREALQVAEFDAQSSRFDTMASTGLAYLEGVKAATALAMRQANQQLIRELLATAKVRQKEGAATGLEVARLEGQLANEQQQVVAAQAEMDRAKNTLSNLLGLTFEVRMTLTDQLKPHVPEAEAAQAAWEQAVAHRAEVQAQVKRVRSAELTYSSITGERLPSLVAQGDTGLIGNRWSNSLDTYNMALVLQIPIFDGGQREGRISTARSQLRQEGFRMQVVLNQVRAEVNEARIALAAARDKAVLAQAGLQAATKETALAKERYAILTAASQFDVISAITAMARARENLVGALFELNAARVNYARATGTLDALS; encoded by the coding sequence ATGTCCCTACGACAAACTGCGCGACGGCGAATCGCCGAGCGGCTCTTGCCGGCACTGACGATCACTCTGGTCCTGACTCCTGTTCATCTCGTGAGCGCGACGGAAACGGAACAGGCGACCACGCTCACCGTCCAGGAACTACACCTGAGCCTCCGAACGGCGATGGAAGCCGCCGCGCAACAGAATCCGTCGGTGCTGCTGTCGAAGGAGCGAATTGAGGCGGCGAAAGGTGACGTCACGACTCAATTAGGCGCCCTGCTGCCGAATCTCTCGGCCAATGTGCGGCAAAGCCAACAAACGCAGTTCCTCGGTACCTTCGGTCTGGCACCGGTCCGGACCGAGCCCTTCAGCATTTTCGACGCCCGTGTTAGTGCCTCGCAGAACCTGTTTAGCCTCAGTCTCATCCAGCGCTGGCGCGTCTCGCGGGAAGCGCTCCAGGTCGCTGAGTTCGACGCCCAAAGCAGCCGCTTCGATACGATGGCCAGCACCGGATTGGCCTATCTCGAAGGGGTGAAAGCGGCTACGGCGTTGGCCATGCGTCAGGCGAATCAGCAATTGATCCGAGAGTTGTTGGCGACCGCCAAGGTTCGACAAAAAGAAGGGGCGGCGACCGGACTGGAAGTTGCTCGCCTGGAAGGGCAACTGGCCAACGAGCAACAGCAGGTGGTCGCAGCACAGGCTGAGATGGACCGTGCCAAGAACACCCTGAGTAATCTGTTAGGCCTCACGTTCGAGGTGCGGATGACATTGACGGATCAATTGAAACCACACGTGCCGGAAGCCGAGGCGGCGCAGGCCGCCTGGGAACAGGCAGTCGCCCATCGAGCCGAGGTCCAGGCCCAGGTCAAGCGGGTGCGGTCGGCGGAACTCACCTACTCGTCCATCACCGGTGAACGGCTGCCTTCGCTCGTCGCGCAAGGGGATACCGGTCTCATCGGCAATCGCTGGAGCAACAGCCTCGACACCTACAACATGGCTCTCGTGCTGCAGATTCCGATCTTCGACGGCGGGCAACGTGAAGGGCGGATCAGTACTGCCCGAAGCCAACTGCGACAAGAAGGATTCCGGATGCAGGTGGTGCTGAATCAAGTCCGCGCGGAGGTCAACGAAGCCCGCATCGCGTTGGCGGCGGCCAGAGACAAGGCGGTGTTGGCTCAAGCTGGATTACAAGCGGCGACGAAAGAAACGGCTTTGGCCAAGGAACGCTACGCAATCCTGACAGCAGCGAGCCAGTTTGACGTGATCAGCGCCATTACCGCGATGGCGCGGGCCCGCGAGAATCTCGTGGGCGCGTTATTCGAACTGAACGCCGCGCGAGTGAACTATGCCCGCGCGACCGGGACGTTGGATGCATTGAGCTAA
- a CDS encoding RTX toxin transporter, determinant D yields the protein MMRWWLVWSAAWEAERRQPIAATPSRRSVEFLPAALEIQTAPPSPIGRAILWTIMALFTVSVVWASVGWIDIVATAQGKIIPSGYSKVIQPYETGVIAAIRVQDGQVVQQGEVLIELDPTQNQADHDRASNEYRAARVEAARLQALIAGVPTFVAPPESDAQYVRLQQQLLRDQLAEYQARVAAVQQVIAQRKAAVEATLENIRRLEATVPMETERAGAFKRLMERDAVTKLDYLQAEGQRIDKLQELAGQRQKLRQDQAALAEAGKNRLALVSEFQQTKQADLSAIETKAASLSQEVTKAGQKAELQRLVSPIDGVVQQLVVHTVGGVVTPAQPLLIVVPQDHPVEVEAQLENKDVGFVKEGQSAEIKVETFPFTLYGTIPGTVLTVSDDAVPIDKDRPADGLVFATRVSLARGTIPVEGKLVHLTPGMAVTVEIKTGRRRVIEYLLSPVLKSLQESLRER from the coding sequence ATGATGCGATGGTGGCTGGTCTGGTCCGCAGCCTGGGAGGCGGAGCGGCGACAGCCGATTGCGGCCACCCCCTCAAGAAGATCGGTCGAGTTCTTGCCGGCGGCACTGGAGATTCAAACTGCGCCCCCATCTCCGATCGGGCGGGCTATCCTCTGGACGATCATGGCGCTCTTCACGGTTTCGGTGGTGTGGGCTTCGGTCGGGTGGATCGACATCGTGGCGACGGCGCAGGGGAAGATTATCCCCAGCGGTTATTCAAAAGTGATCCAGCCCTACGAAACCGGCGTCATTGCGGCGATCCGGGTGCAGGACGGCCAAGTGGTGCAACAGGGTGAGGTGTTGATTGAACTCGACCCGACCCAAAATCAGGCTGACCACGACCGCGCCTCCAATGAATATCGTGCCGCCAGGGTGGAGGCCGCGCGCCTCCAGGCCCTCATTGCAGGCGTGCCTACGTTTGTGGCGCCGCCGGAGAGCGATGCCCAATATGTTCGGCTTCAGCAGCAACTCCTTCGCGATCAGCTGGCCGAATATCAGGCGCGAGTTGCCGCCGTCCAGCAGGTCATCGCGCAGCGCAAGGCGGCGGTCGAAGCGACTCTGGAGAACATCCGGAGACTGGAGGCGACCGTGCCCATGGAAACGGAGCGGGCCGGCGCCTTCAAACGGCTGATGGAACGGGATGCCGTCACCAAGCTCGACTATCTCCAGGCGGAAGGACAGCGGATCGATAAGTTGCAGGAATTGGCCGGACAGAGACAAAAACTCCGGCAAGACCAAGCGGCCCTGGCCGAAGCGGGGAAGAATCGGCTGGCTCTGGTCTCGGAATTCCAGCAGACGAAACAAGCTGACCTCTCGGCCATCGAGACCAAAGCAGCATCCCTCTCACAGGAAGTGACGAAAGCCGGGCAGAAGGCAGAACTGCAGCGGCTCGTCAGTCCGATCGACGGGGTCGTGCAGCAACTGGTGGTCCATACGGTCGGCGGCGTCGTCACCCCGGCGCAACCGTTGCTGATCGTTGTCCCGCAGGACCATCCGGTCGAAGTTGAAGCGCAGTTGGAGAACAAAGATGTCGGATTCGTCAAAGAAGGCCAATCGGCCGAAATTAAAGTCGAGACCTTTCCCTTCACCCTCTACGGCACCATCCCCGGCACGGTGCTCACCGTCTCGGATGACGCGGTGCCTATCGATAAAGACAGGCCGGCGGACGGGTTGGTGTTCGCCACACGCGTGAGTCTGGCGCGTGGGACGATTCCGGTAGAAGGCAAACTGGTGCATCTGACCCCCGGCATGGCCGTGACCGTCGAAATCAAGACCGGCCGGCGGCGCGTGATCGAGTACCTGCTGAGCCCCGTGCTCAAATCGCTGCAAGAGAGTCTGAGGGAGCGGTAA